From Bos taurus isolate L1 Dominette 01449 registration number 42190680 breed Hereford chromosome 29, ARS-UCD2.0, whole genome shotgun sequence, a single genomic window includes:
- the GANAB gene encoding neutral alpha-glucosidase AB isoform X1: MAAIAAVEARRRRSWTALVLACLGVCLGITFAVDRSNFKTCEESSFCKRQRSIRPGHSPYRALLDSLQLGPDALTVHLINEVTKVVLVLELQGLQKNMTRIRIDELEPRRPRYRVPDVLVADPPTAGLSVSGRDDNSVELTVAEGPYKIILTARPFRLDLLEDRSLLLSVNARGLLNLEHQRTPRVSQGSKEPAEGDGAQPEETPGDDNKPDETQGKPEHDEPGAWEETFKTHSDSKPYGPTSVSLDFSLPGMEHVYGIPEHADNLRLKVTEGGEPYRLYNLDVFQYELYNRMALYGSVPVLLAHSPLRDLGIFWLNAAETWVDISSNTAGKTLFGKMLDYLQGSGETPQTDVRWMSESGIIDVFLMLGPSVFDVFRQYASLTGTQALPPLFSLGYHQSRWNYRDEADVLEVDQGFDDHNLPCDVIWLDIEHADGKRYFTWDPSRFPQPRNMLEHLASKRRKLVAIVDPHIKVDSGYRVHEELQNLGLYVKTRDGSDYEGWCWPGAAGYPDFTNPKMRAWWANMFHFDNYEGSAPNLYVWNDMNEPSVFNGPEVTMLKDAQHYGGWEHRDVHNIYGLYVHMATADGLVLRSGGIERPFVLSRAFFAGSQRFGAVWTGDNAAEWDHMKISIPMCLSLGLVGLSFCGADVGGFFKNPEPELLVRWYQMGAYQPFFRAHAHLDTGRREPWLLPSQYHEIIRDALGQRYSLLPFWYTLFYQSHREGIPVMRPLWVHYPKDVTTFSIDDQFLLGDALLVHPVSDSEARGVQVYLPGQGEVWYDVQSYQKYHGPQTLYLPVTLSSIPVFQRGGTIVPRWMRVRRSSDCMKDDPITLFVALSLQGTAQGELFLDDGHTFNYQTRHEFLLRRFSFSGNTLVSSSADPKGHFETPIWIERVVIIGAGKPATVVLQTKGSPESRLSFQHDPETSVLILRKPGVNVASDWTIHLR, translated from the exons ATGGCGGCGATAGCGGCAGTGGAGGCGCGTAGGAGGCG GTCTTGGACCGCTTTGGTACTGGCCTGTTTAGGGGTCTGTCTGGGAATTACCTTTGCTGTGGATAGAAGCAACTTTAAGACCTGTGAAGAGAGTTCCTTCTGCAA GAGGCAGCGAAGCATACGGCCAGGCCATTCCCCCTACCGAGCCTTACTGGACTCTCTGCAGCTTGGTCCTGATGCGCTCACAGTCCATCTGATCAACGAAGTCACCAAG GTGGTGCTGGTGCTGGAGCTCCAGGGACTTCAGAAGAACATGACTCGCATCAGGATCGATGAACTCGAGCCCCGGAGGCCCCGATACCGTGTGCCGGATGTGCTGGTGGCCGATCCCCCCACAGCTGG GCTGTCTGTCTCTGGCCGGGATGACAACAGTGTGGAGCTCACTGTTGCCGAGGGACCCTATAAAATCATCTTGACGGCACGGCCATTCCGCCTTGACCTGCTGGAGGACCGCAGCCTTCTGCTCAGTGTCAATGCCCGAGGACTCTTAAATTTAGAGCACCAGAGGACCCCCAGGGTCTC GCAAGGATCAAAAGAACCAGCTGAGGGCGATGGGGCCCAGCCTGAGGAAACACCTGGGGATGACAACAAG CCAGATGAGACCCAGGGGAAGCCAGAGCATGATGAGCCGGGAGCCTGGGAAGAGACGTTCAAAACTCACTCTGACAGCAAGCCTTACG gCCCCACGTCTGTGAGTTTGGACTTCTCTCTGCCAGGCATGGAGCATGTGTATGGGATCCCCGAGCACGCAGACAACCTCAGGCTGAAAGTCACTGA GGGTGGGGAGCCGTATCGTCTCTATAATTTGGACGTGTTCCAGTATGAGCTGTACAACCGCATGGCCCTGTACGGGTCTGTGCCCGTGCTCCTGGCACACAGCCCCCTTCGGGACCTAGGCATCTTCTGGCTCAACgctgcagagacctgggttgaCATATCCTCCAACACTGCTGGGAAG ACCCTGTTTGGGAAGATGCTGGACTACCTGCAGGGCTCTGGGGAGACTCCACAGACGGATGTTCGCTGGATGTCTGAGAGCGGCATCATCGATGTCTTCCTGATGCTCGGGCCCTCTGTCTTCGATGTCTTCCGGCAGTACGCTAGTCTCACAG GGACCCAGGCATTGCCCCCGCTCTTCTCCCTCGGCTACCACCAGAGCCGCTGGAACTATCGGGATGAGGCTGACGTTCTGGAAGTGGATCAGGGCTTTGATGACCACAACCTGCCTTGCGATGTCATCTGGCTGGACATTGAGCATGCCGATGGCAAGCGGTATTTCACCTGGGACCCCAGCCGTTTCCCACAGCCCCGAAACATGCTTGAGCATTTGGCCTCCAAGAGGCGGAAG CTGGTAGCCATTGTGGACCCCCACATCAAGGTGGACTCTGGCTACCGTGTACACGAAGAGTTGCAGAACCTGGGTCTGTATGTTAAAACCCGGGATGGCTCTGACTACGAAGGCTGGTGCTGGCCAG GCGCAGCTGGTTACCCTGATTTCACCAATCCCAAGatgagggcctggtgggctaacaTGTTTCACTTTGACAATTACGAG GGCTCGGCTCCTAACCTCTATGTCTGGAATGACATGAACGAACCATCTGTGTTCAATGGTCCTGAGGTCACCATGCTCAAGGATGCCCAGCACTATGGGGGCTGGGAGCACCGAGACGTGCATAACATCTATGGCCTCTACGTG CACATGGCGACCGCGGATGGCCTGGTCCTGCGCTCCGGGGGCATCGAACGCCCCTTTGTCCTGAGCAGGGCTTTCTTCGCTGGCTCCCAGCGCTTCG gAGCCGTGTGGACAGGGGACAATGCTGCTGAATGGGACCACATGAAAATCTCGATTCCTATGTGTCTCAGCTTAGGGCTGGTGGGACTTTCCTTCTGTGGAG CGGACGTGGGCGGCTTCTTCAAAAATCCAGAGCCAGAGCTGCTTGTGCGCTGGTACCAGATGGGTGCCTATCAGCCATTCTTCCGGGCTCATGCCCACCTGGACACTGGTCGGCGGGAACCGTGGCTGTTACCGTCTCAGTACCATGAGATAATTCGAGATGCCCTGGGCCAGCGATACTCCTTACTTCCTTTCTGGTACACCCTCTTCTATCAGTCCCATCGCGAGGGGATCCCAGTCATGAG GCCCCTGTGGGTGCATTATCCTAAGGATGTGACCACTTTCAGTATAGATGATCAGTTCCTGCTTG GGGATGCATTGCTGGTTCACCCTGTATCAGACTCCGAGGCTCGTGGTGTGCAGGTCTATCTGCCTGGCCAAGGGGAG GTGTGGTATGACGTTCAGAGCTACCAGAAGTATCATGGTCCGCAGACCCTGTACCTGCCTGTAACTCTAAGCAGT ATCCCCGTGTTCCAGCGTGGAGGGACCATCGTGCCCCGGTGGATGCGAGTGCGGCGTTCTTCAGACTGCATGAAGGACGACCCCATCACTCTTTTCGTCGCACTCAGCCTCCAG GGTACGGCCCAAGGAGAGCTCTTTCTAGATGATGGGCACACGTTCAACTATCAGACTCGCCATGAGTTCTTGCTGCGTCGATTCTCATTCTCTGGCAACACCCTGGTCTCCAG ctccGCAGACCCCAAAGGCCACTTTGAGACACCAATCTGGATTGAGCGGGTGGTGATAATAGGGGCCGGAAAGCCAGCAACCGTGGTACTCCAGACAAAAG GATCTCCTGAAAGCCGCCTGTCCTTCCAGCATGACCCTGAGACCTCGGTATTGATCCTGCGCAAGCCTGGCGTCAATGTGGCATCTGACTGGACTATTCACCTGCGATAA
- the C29H11orf98 gene encoding uncharacterized protein C11orf98 homolog produces MGAPSGKINRPRTELKKKLFKRRRVLNRERRLKHRVVGAVIDEGLITRHHLKKRASSARANITLSGKKRRKLLQQIRLAQKEKAAMEVEAPPKPTRTSDPQPRSKKKTKAPQDVDMEDLEDKS; encoded by the exons ATGGGTGCTCCGAGTGGAAAGATCAACCGGCCGCGAACG GAGCTGAAGAAGAAGCTGTTCAAGCGAAGACGAGTGTTGAACCGGGAGCGGCGACTGAAGCATCGGGTGGTCGGAGCTGTGATAGACGAAGGACTGATTACGCGGCACCACCTCAAGAAGCGGGC GTCCAGTGCACGTGCCAACATTACTCTGTCTGGGAAGAAGCGCAGAAAACTCCTCCAGCAGATCCGACTTGCCCAGAAAGAGAAAGCAGCCATGGAAG tggAAGCCCCTCCCAAGCCAACCAGGACTAGTGACCCACAGCCCAGatcaaaaaagaagacaaaagccCCCCAGGATGTAGATATGGAGGACCTTGAAGATAAGAGCTAA
- the GANAB gene encoding neutral alpha-glucosidase AB yields MAAIAAVEARRRRSWTALVLACLGVCLGITFAVDRSNFKTCEESSFCKRQRSIRPGHSPYRALLDSLQLGPDALTVHLINEVTKVVLVLELQGLQKNMTRIRIDELEPRRPRYRVPDVLVADPPTAGLSVSGRDDNSVELTVAEGPYKIILTARPFRLDLLEDRSLLLSVNARGLLNLEHQRTPRVSFSDKVSLTLGSIWDRIKNVFSRQGSKEPAEGDGAQPEETPGDDNKPDETQGKPEHDEPGAWEETFKTHSDSKPYGPTSVSLDFSLPGMEHVYGIPEHADNLRLKVTEGGEPYRLYNLDVFQYELYNRMALYGSVPVLLAHSPLRDLGIFWLNAAETWVDISSNTAGKTLFGKMLDYLQGSGETPQTDVRWMSESGIIDVFLMLGPSVFDVFRQYASLTGTQALPPLFSLGYHQSRWNYRDEADVLEVDQGFDDHNLPCDVIWLDIEHADGKRYFTWDPSRFPQPRNMLEHLASKRRKLVAIVDPHIKVDSGYRVHEELQNLGLYVKTRDGSDYEGWCWPGAAGYPDFTNPKMRAWWANMFHFDNYEGSAPNLYVWNDMNEPSVFNGPEVTMLKDAQHYGGWEHRDVHNIYGLYVHMATADGLVLRSGGIERPFVLSRAFFAGSQRFGAVWTGDNAAEWDHMKISIPMCLSLGLVGLSFCGADVGGFFKNPEPELLVRWYQMGAYQPFFRAHAHLDTGRREPWLLPSQYHEIIRDALGQRYSLLPFWYTLFYQSHREGIPVMRPLWVHYPKDVTTFSIDDQFLLGDALLVHPVSDSEARGVQVYLPGQGEVWYDVQSYQKYHGPQTLYLPVTLSSIPVFQRGGTIVPRWMRVRRSSDCMKDDPITLFVALSLQGTAQGELFLDDGHTFNYQTRHEFLLRRFSFSGNTLVSSSADPKGHFETPIWIERVVIIGAGKPATVVLQTKGSPESRLSFQHDPETSVLILRKPGVNVASDWTIHLR; encoded by the exons ATGGCGGCGATAGCGGCAGTGGAGGCGCGTAGGAGGCG GTCTTGGACCGCTTTGGTACTGGCCTGTTTAGGGGTCTGTCTGGGAATTACCTTTGCTGTGGATAGAAGCAACTTTAAGACCTGTGAAGAGAGTTCCTTCTGCAA GAGGCAGCGAAGCATACGGCCAGGCCATTCCCCCTACCGAGCCTTACTGGACTCTCTGCAGCTTGGTCCTGATGCGCTCACAGTCCATCTGATCAACGAAGTCACCAAG GTGGTGCTGGTGCTGGAGCTCCAGGGACTTCAGAAGAACATGACTCGCATCAGGATCGATGAACTCGAGCCCCGGAGGCCCCGATACCGTGTGCCGGATGTGCTGGTGGCCGATCCCCCCACAGCTGG GCTGTCTGTCTCTGGCCGGGATGACAACAGTGTGGAGCTCACTGTTGCCGAGGGACCCTATAAAATCATCTTGACGGCACGGCCATTCCGCCTTGACCTGCTGGAGGACCGCAGCCTTCTGCTCAGTGTCAATGCCCGAGGACTCTTAAATTTAGAGCACCAGAGGACCCCCAGGGTCTC tttCTCGGATAAAGTTAGTCTCACGCTCGGTAGCATTTGGGATAGGATCAAGAACGTTTTCTCTAG GCAAGGATCAAAAGAACCAGCTGAGGGCGATGGGGCCCAGCCTGAGGAAACACCTGGGGATGACAACAAG CCAGATGAGACCCAGGGGAAGCCAGAGCATGATGAGCCGGGAGCCTGGGAAGAGACGTTCAAAACTCACTCTGACAGCAAGCCTTACG gCCCCACGTCTGTGAGTTTGGACTTCTCTCTGCCAGGCATGGAGCATGTGTATGGGATCCCCGAGCACGCAGACAACCTCAGGCTGAAAGTCACTGA GGGTGGGGAGCCGTATCGTCTCTATAATTTGGACGTGTTCCAGTATGAGCTGTACAACCGCATGGCCCTGTACGGGTCTGTGCCCGTGCTCCTGGCACACAGCCCCCTTCGGGACCTAGGCATCTTCTGGCTCAACgctgcagagacctgggttgaCATATCCTCCAACACTGCTGGGAAG ACCCTGTTTGGGAAGATGCTGGACTACCTGCAGGGCTCTGGGGAGACTCCACAGACGGATGTTCGCTGGATGTCTGAGAGCGGCATCATCGATGTCTTCCTGATGCTCGGGCCCTCTGTCTTCGATGTCTTCCGGCAGTACGCTAGTCTCACAG GGACCCAGGCATTGCCCCCGCTCTTCTCCCTCGGCTACCACCAGAGCCGCTGGAACTATCGGGATGAGGCTGACGTTCTGGAAGTGGATCAGGGCTTTGATGACCACAACCTGCCTTGCGATGTCATCTGGCTGGACATTGAGCATGCCGATGGCAAGCGGTATTTCACCTGGGACCCCAGCCGTTTCCCACAGCCCCGAAACATGCTTGAGCATTTGGCCTCCAAGAGGCGGAAG CTGGTAGCCATTGTGGACCCCCACATCAAGGTGGACTCTGGCTACCGTGTACACGAAGAGTTGCAGAACCTGGGTCTGTATGTTAAAACCCGGGATGGCTCTGACTACGAAGGCTGGTGCTGGCCAG GCGCAGCTGGTTACCCTGATTTCACCAATCCCAAGatgagggcctggtgggctaacaTGTTTCACTTTGACAATTACGAG GGCTCGGCTCCTAACCTCTATGTCTGGAATGACATGAACGAACCATCTGTGTTCAATGGTCCTGAGGTCACCATGCTCAAGGATGCCCAGCACTATGGGGGCTGGGAGCACCGAGACGTGCATAACATCTATGGCCTCTACGTG CACATGGCGACCGCGGATGGCCTGGTCCTGCGCTCCGGGGGCATCGAACGCCCCTTTGTCCTGAGCAGGGCTTTCTTCGCTGGCTCCCAGCGCTTCG gAGCCGTGTGGACAGGGGACAATGCTGCTGAATGGGACCACATGAAAATCTCGATTCCTATGTGTCTCAGCTTAGGGCTGGTGGGACTTTCCTTCTGTGGAG CGGACGTGGGCGGCTTCTTCAAAAATCCAGAGCCAGAGCTGCTTGTGCGCTGGTACCAGATGGGTGCCTATCAGCCATTCTTCCGGGCTCATGCCCACCTGGACACTGGTCGGCGGGAACCGTGGCTGTTACCGTCTCAGTACCATGAGATAATTCGAGATGCCCTGGGCCAGCGATACTCCTTACTTCCTTTCTGGTACACCCTCTTCTATCAGTCCCATCGCGAGGGGATCCCAGTCATGAG GCCCCTGTGGGTGCATTATCCTAAGGATGTGACCACTTTCAGTATAGATGATCAGTTCCTGCTTG GGGATGCATTGCTGGTTCACCCTGTATCAGACTCCGAGGCTCGTGGTGTGCAGGTCTATCTGCCTGGCCAAGGGGAG GTGTGGTATGACGTTCAGAGCTACCAGAAGTATCATGGTCCGCAGACCCTGTACCTGCCTGTAACTCTAAGCAGT ATCCCCGTGTTCCAGCGTGGAGGGACCATCGTGCCCCGGTGGATGCGAGTGCGGCGTTCTTCAGACTGCATGAAGGACGACCCCATCACTCTTTTCGTCGCACTCAGCCTCCAG GGTACGGCCCAAGGAGAGCTCTTTCTAGATGATGGGCACACGTTCAACTATCAGACTCGCCATGAGTTCTTGCTGCGTCGATTCTCATTCTCTGGCAACACCCTGGTCTCCAG ctccGCAGACCCCAAAGGCCACTTTGAGACACCAATCTGGATTGAGCGGGTGGTGATAATAGGGGCCGGAAAGCCAGCAACCGTGGTACTCCAGACAAAAG GATCTCCTGAAAGCCGCCTGTCCTTCCAGCATGACCCTGAGACCTCGGTATTGATCCTGCGCAAGCCTGGCGTCAATGTGGCATCTGACTGGACTATTCACCTGCGATAA
- the CSKMT gene encoding citrate synthase-lysine N-methyltransferase CSKMT, mitochondrial isoform X1: MLKLKLQYFGHLMRRVDSLEKTLILGGIGGRRRRGRQRMRWLDGITDSMDVCGATPRAGAAISPLPLPAANNKGHSYGTKFVSAFSFSEAAGLGKLYASFRTADFANLPLDLRPQPEYGRHFHTSFSGRPCRHLRMAALRRTLHLASLAAGTRRTVAGSLAGSCLADRSLWDKLHAQPRQGSVRTFDWFFGYEEAQGLLLPLLEKSWAACPPRVLDVGCGTSSLCPGLYTKCPHPVDVLGVDFSPVAVAHMNSLLEGGQGQTPLCPGHPESSLHFMQADGQNLQPVASSGSFQLVLDKGTWDAVARGGLPGAYQLLAECLRVLSPQGTLIQFSDEDPDVRLPCLEKGSQGWTVTVQELGPFRGITYFAYVVQGSD; encoded by the exons atgctaaagctgaaactccaatactttggccacctcatgcgaagagttgactcattggaaaagaccctgatcctgggagggattgggggcaggaggagaaggggacgacagaggatgagatggctggatggcatcaccgactcgatggac GTCTGTGGAGCCACCCCAAGAGCCGGAGCTGCCATATCCCCTCTTCCACTTCCCGCTGCAAACAATAAAGGTCATTCGTACGGTACTAAGTTTGTGTCCGCATTCTCTTTTTCCGAAGCTGCAGGGTTAGGGAAGCTTTATGCGTCATTCCGCACAGCGGATTTTGCAAATCTTCCCTTGGATCTCAGGCCCCAGCCGGAGTACGGGCGACATTTTCACACAAGTTTCTCTGGGCGACCTTGCCGGCACCTCCGGATGGCTGCTTTGCGCCGAACCCTCCATCTGGCGAGCCTGGCGGCGGGGACGCGCCGCACCGTGGCGG GTTCCCTGGCTGGTAGCTGCCTGGCAGACCGCTCCCTCTGGGATAAGCTCCACGCCCAACCCCGTCAGGGCAGCGTCCGCACCTTCGACTGGTTCTTTGGATACGAAGAAGCCCAGGGGCTCCTGCTGCCGCTGCTGGAGAAATCATGGGCTGCCTGTCCACCCCGGGTGTTGGACGTGGGCTGTGGGACCTCCAGCTTGTGTCCAGGCCTCTATACCAAATGCCCGCACCCCGTGGACGTGTTGGGGGTGGACTTCTCTCCCGTAGCAGTGGCCCACATGAACAGTCTCCTGGAAGGTGGCCAAGGCCAAACACCCCTGTGCCCTGGACACCCTGAGTCAAGCCTCCATTTCATGCAGGCTGATGGCCAGAATCTGCAGCCAGTGGCTTCCTCAGGCTCCTTTCAGCTAGTCCTGGACAAGGGCACCTGGGATGCTGTTGCCCGGGGTGGTCTGCCTGGGGCTTACCAGCTCCTGGCAGAATGTCTGAGGGTCCTAAGCCCCCAGGGGACCCTGATTCAGTTCTCAGATGAGGATCCTGATGTGCGGCTCCCCTGCCTAGAGAAAGGGTCCCAGGGCTGGACTGTGACAGTGCAGGAGCTGGGCCCTTTCAGGGGCATCACCTACTTTGCTTATGTGGTTCAAGGCTCTGATTAA
- the INTS5 gene encoding integrator complex subunit 5 yields MSALCDPPGAPGPPGPAPVTHGPAPLSAQELSQEIKAFLTGVDPVLGHQLSAREHARCGLLLLRSLPPARAAVLDHLRGVFDESVRAHLATLDESPVAGPPHLRPPPPSHVPAGGPGLEDVVQEVQQVLSEFIRANPKAWAPVISAWSIDLMGQLSSTYSGQHQRVPHATGSLNELLQLWMGCRATRTLMDIYVQCLSALIGSCPDACVDALLDTSVQHSPHFDWVVAHIGSSFPGTIISRVLSCGLKDFCVHGGAGSGAGGSGGGSSQTPSADPFPGSPAIPGEKRVPKIASVVGILGHLASRHGDSIRRELLRMFHDSLAGGTGGRSGDPSLQATVPFLLQLAVMSPALLGTVSGELVDCLKPPAVLSQLQQHLQGFPREELDNMLNLAVHLVSQASGAGAYRLLQFLVDTAMPASVITTQGLAVPDTVREACDRLIQLLLLHLQKLVHHWGPSLGEGLLSSPPPPRPVPFLDALRNHVGELCGETLRLERKRFLWQHQLLGLLSVYTRPSCGPEALGHLLSRARSPEELSLATQLYAGLVVSLSGLLPLAFRSCLARVHAGTLQPPFTARFLRNLALLVGWEQQGGEGPAALGARFGESASAHLSDLAPLLLHPEEEVAEAAASLLAICPFPPEALSPSQLLGLVRAGVHRFFASLRLHGPPGVASASQLLLRLSQTCPAGLKAVLQLLVEGALHRGNTELFGGEVDGDNETLSIVTAPLASASLLDTNRRHTAAVPGPGGIWSVFHAGVIGRGLKPPKFVQSRNQQEVIYNTQSLLSLLVHCCSAPGGTECVACWGASTLSPEAAKAVAVTLVESVCPDAAGAELAWPPEEHARATVERDLRIGRRFREQPLLFELLKLVAAAPPALCYCSVLLRGLLAALLGHWEASRHPDTTHSPWHLEASCTLVAVMAEGSLLPPALGNMHEVFSQLAPFEVRLLLLSVWGFLREHGPLPQKFIFQSERGRFIRDFSREGGGEGGPHLAVLHSVLHRNIDRLGLFSGRFQAPLPSTLRQGT; encoded by the exons ATGTCTGCGTTGTGCGACCCTCCCGGGGCCCCAGGGCCTCCCGGGCCTGCCCCGGTCACTCACGGTCCCGCGCCGCTCAG TGCTCAGGAGCTGTCCCAGGAAATTAAGGCTTTTCTGACTGGTGTAGACCCTGTTCTGGGCCACCAGCTCTCTGCTAGGGAGCACGCTCGCTGTGGCCTTCTCCTGCTCCGCTCTTTGCCACCTGCTCGGGCTGCCGTGCTTGACCACTTGCGAGGTGTCTTCGATGAGAGTGTCCGGGCCCACCTGGCTACCCTGGATGAAAGCCCCGTGGCTGGCCCACCTCACCTCCGTCCACCCCCACCTTCCCATGTCCCTGCTGGGGGTCCTGGTCTAGAGGATGTGGTGCAGGAAGTGCAGCAGGTGCTGTCTGAGTTCATCCGGGCCAACCCGAAGGCCTGGGCAcctgtgattagtgcatggtccaTTGACCTCATGGGGCAGCTGAGCAGCACTTACTCGGGCCAGCACCAGCGTGTGCCCCATGCCACTGGGTCTCTCAATGAATTGCTGCAGCTGTGGATGGGCTGTCGGGCCACACGCAcattgatggacatctatgttcAGTGCCTCTCGGCTCTCATTGGCAGTTGCCCAGATGCCTGTGTGGATGCCTTGCTGGATACCTCCGTCCAGCATTCCCCACACTTCGACTGGGTTGTGGCACATATTGGCTCCTCTTTTCCCGGCACCATCATCTCTCGAGTTCTCTCCTGTGGCCTTAAGGACTTCTGCGTTCATGGTGGGGCTGGAAGTGGAGCTGGTGGCAGTGGTGGAGGCTCCTCTCAAACTCCCTCTGCAGACCCCTTCCCTGGATCTCCTGCCATCCCTGGGGAGAAACGGGTGCCCAAGATTGCCTCAGTTGTAGGCATCCTAGGGCACCTGGCCTCCAGGCATGGAGACAGCATCCGACGAGAGCTCCTCCGAATGTTCCACGATAGTCTGGCAGGGGGCACTGGTGGCCGGAGTGGGGACCCCTCCcttcaggccacagttcccttCCTCCTGCAGCTAGCAGTCATGTCACCAGCTTTGCTGGGCACAGTCTCTGGAGAACTGGTAGACTGCCTTAAGCCCCCAGCCGTGCTGAGTCAACTGCAGCAACACTTGCAGGGATTTCCCCGAGAGGAGTTGGACAACATGCTGAACCTGGCTGTGCACCTGGTGAGCCAGGCCTCTGGGGCAGGTGCCTACCGCCTGTTGCAGTTCCTGGTGGACACAGCCATGCCTGCCTCTGTCATTACCACCCAGGGCCTggctgtgccagacactgtacgCGAGGCGTGTGACCGGCtgatccagctgctgctgctgcacctGCAAAAACTGGTTCATCACTGGGGACCGTCTCTAGGGGAGGGGTTGTTgagctcacccccacccccccgccccgtgccCTTTCTAGATGCGCTCAGAAACCACGTTGGAGAGCTGTGTGGAGAGACGCTACGTTTGGAACGGAAACGCTTCCTCTGGCAACACCAGCTCCTCGGCCTGCTCTCCGTCTATACCCGGCCTAGCTGTGGACCTGAGGCCTTGGGCCACCTCCTGAGCCGGGCCCGAAGCCCTGAAGAGTTGAGTCTGGCTACTCAGTTATATGCTGGGCTGGTGGTCAGTCTCTCTGGCCTCCTGCCCCTGGCCTTCCGAAGCTGCCTGGCTAGGGTACATGCAGGAACTTTGCAACCTCCCTTCACAGCCCGGTTCCTGCGAAACTTGGCGCTGCTTGTGGGGTGGGAGCAGCAAGGTGGTGAGGGTCCTGCGGCCCTAGGGGCCCGGTTCGGGGAGTCCGCCTCAGCTCATCTGTCTGACCTGGCTCCTCTCTTGCTCCATCCTGAGGAGGAAGTAGCCGAAGCCGCTGCCTCCCTCCTGGCCATTTGTCCCTTCCCCCCAGAAGCCCTGTCCCCTTCCCAACTCTTGGGACTGGTGAGAGCTGGAGTGCATCGCTTCTTTGCCTCTCTGAGGCTGCACGGCCCCCCAGGGGTGGCTTCCGCCTCCCAGCTTCTTCTGCGCCTCTCCCAGACCTGCCCGGCGGGGCTCAAAGCTGTGCTGCAGCTGCTAGTTGAGGGAGCCTTACATCGTGGCAACACAGAACTATTTGGAGGGGAAGTGGATGGGGACAATGAGACTCTCTCCATTGTGACAGCTCCTTTGGCGTCTGCCTCCCTGTTGGACACAAACCGGCGGCACACTGCAGCTGTACCAGGTCCTGGAGGGATTTGGTCTGTGTTCCACGCTGGAGTCATTGGTCGTGGCCTTAAACCACCCAAGTTTGTCCAGTCACGCAATCAGCAAGAAGTTATCTACAACACCCAGAGCCTCCTCAGCCTCCTGGTGCACTGCTGCAGTGCCCCTGGGGGTACTGAATGTGTAGCCTGCTGGGGGGCTTCCACCCTGAGCCCAGAGGCAGCCAAAGCAGTGGCAGTGACTTTGGTGGAGAGTGTGTGTCCTGATGCAGCCGGTGCAGAGCTAGCCTGGCCTCCTGAGGAGCATGCCCGGGCCACTGTGGAGCGGGATCTCCGCATTGGTAGGCGCTTCCGGGAACAGCCTCTGCTCTTTGAGCTGCTAAAGTTGGTAGCAGCTGCTCCCCCAGCCCTGTGCTACTGCTCTGTGCTGCTGCGGGGGCTGCTGGCTGCCCTCTTGGGCCACTGGGAAGCCTCTCGCCACCCTGACACAACCCATTCCCCCTGGCACCTGGAGGCATCCTGCACCTTGGTGGCTGTCATGGCTGAGGGAAGCCTCCTGCCACCAGCCCTGGGGAATATGCACGAGGTATTTAGTCAACTGGCACCTTTTGAAGTGCGTCTGCTGCTGCTCAGTGTCTGGGGCTTTCTCCGGGAGCATGGGCCCTTGCCCCAGAAGTTCATCTTCCAGTCGGAGCGTGGTCGCTTCATCCGGGACTTCTCTAGGGAGGGTGGGGGTGAAGGTGGACCCCATCTGGCTGTGCTGCACAGTGTCCTCCACCGCAACATTGACCGCCTGGGCCTCTTCTCTGGCCGTTTCCAGGCACCTTTACCGTCCACTCTCCGGCAGGGCACATAG